AGGGGGAAATACTTCATTTTTGTGGATAGTGATTGCATTGCCCACCCACGATGGCTTCAGGCCTATGCCGATGCTGTGTCCAAACAGGATGTGGCCGGATTTGGAGGTCCGGACAGGGTACGAGCCGATTTTTCACCCCTGCAAAAAGCCATCGATTACAGCATGACATCCTTCATTACAACCGGCGGAATCCGTGGACATTCACAGAAAAAATTATCCAAATATTATCCCCGGAGCTTCAATATGGGGGTCCGGGCCGATATCGTGGATAAAATCGGTGGTATGAATGATCTACGACACGGACAGGATATCGAGTTCAGTCACCGTATCCTGGCCACAGGTGAACCGGTGATAAAAGTGGATGATGCCATTGTCTATCATAAACGGCGCACATCCATAAAAAAATTTTTCAAACAGGTTTTTAACTGGGGTGTCGCCCGGATTAATCTGTATAAAATCGACCCCGGGATGCTTGAACCGGTCCACTTTTTTCCGGCAGCAGGAACCGTGTTGACGGTTTTGGTCCTTGTCCTTTTTCTGCTGGCACCTGGTTTTTTCTGGCCCTTTCCGGCACTGGGTATCCTTGCCCTTTTGATGATGGGGCTTCACGGGATCATCAAGTATAAGGATGTCCGGGTTTTTCTTTACATCCCGGTTATTGTGCCGACTCAGATTTTTGCCTATGGACTGGGTTTTATCCAGGCTTATTATAAACGGGTGATTTTAAAACAGGATGCGTTTACCGGCTTTGTCCGAAATTACTATAAATAATCAACTATCGGGGGTACCATGTCTGATAAAAACGTGCAACCGGCTGCATGGGAAGTGTTGAGCGGGAAAAAATCCCTTCTGGCGGCAGTGATTATTCTGCTGATTCCCCTGATCATTTTGTATGCAGAGTACATATTTAATAATGTCCGCCCCCTGGGTGTGGATTCAGTGGCCTCTGTTGCCAGTACCCGGAATTATCTGGAGTGGGAAAAGGAAAGCGGTGAAAGAGCTTTGTGGAATCCCAGTTTTTTCTGTGGCATGCCCACCTACCATCGCATTACACCTCCATTGCTCCATCCGGATACGCTTGTCAAATTTTTAGGGAAGTTTACCTACCTTTATTTCTGGTATTTCCTTTTGGGGGGCCTTGGGATGTTTGCCTTGCTCATATCCCGGAAAATCCCCTGGTATGCCGCCGTGATTGTGGCCCTTGGGTTTATTCTGCTGCCACACTGGCAGTCCCTGATTCATGTGGGACACTATAGCAAACTCCGGGCTTTTATGGTGATGCCCTGGCTGATTCTGAGTTTTCAACTTTTAGTGGATAAACGAAAGTGGTATACCGTAGGCGTGTTTGCCCTTATCTTTTCCTGGATGGTACGAACCCAGCATATTCAGGTTGTTTTTTACGGTATTCTCATCCTTCTTTTTCTTTACCTGATCCCTGTTTTAAGGCTGCTTTTTCGAAAAGAGTATCGCTTGTTCGGAGACCTATCCCTTAAAATCGTTGTGGCAGTCATTTTAACCGTCTTGGTTTCAGCCCAGCCTTTTATCAGTCTGCATGAATATACGCCCCATTCAACCCGTGGAGGCAATCCCCTTCAAATTGGCCAGGAACAGGCCTCGGCCACCCGTGCCAAAGGTGTCAGCCTGGATTATGCCACACGCTGGTCTCTTGCCCCTAAAGAAATCCTGAACTTCTTCTTTCCCCGTTTCTTCGGCGGTATGTCCTCGGAAAAATATGACGGGAATGCCTATCCCCGTCTGAAAGGACAAAACCTCCCGGGCTATTGGGGGGATATGCCCTTTACCCAAAGTTACGATTCCATGGGTTTTCTGCTCTTTCTGTTAGCACTTATCGGCATTATCCGATATTATAAGCTGGGGCAGGTGAAATCCCTGACGATTTTTGCCGTTTTTACCGTGCTTCTGGGATTCGGTCATCACCTGATGCCCCTTTATAAACTCTTTTTCTACTATTTCCCCTACTTTTCCAAATTCCGGGTCCCGGTGATGATCATCAATATGACCTTTATAACGCTGTTGGTTCTTGCCGGCTATGGTTTGAAAGCCCTTTTTACTCCCAGAGATCATGAAAAAGATTATCTTGAACCCCTTGTCTTCGGGGGTGGGGTGGCGTTTATCCTTCTTCTGCTTTTATTTCGGGGACAGTTTTCGTACATGGCTCCGGGCGAAGCGACCAGGTATCCCGGTGAAACACTGGGAATTCTCAAAGCGGTCCGGAAAGAGATGCTTACCGGTGAATTACTCCGGGCTTTATGGATTACCGTGATTGCCGGTTCGGCTGTCATGGCATACCGCTTTAAAAAACTGGCAAAATTTCCCCTGGCCCTGATACTTTTGGGACTTGTTTCGGTGGAACTGGGGATTATCACCGGGAAAGCCTATGATCAAATTCCCCTGGGAAATGAAAAGGTCATGGAACGGCGCCAGTTTTCCGATACGGATATTACCCGGACGCTGGAAAAAGCTCCGGACGGATACCGGGCACTGGTTGTGGGGCAGGGATTTCAGAATAATCATTATGCCTATTGGTATCCATTGATTAACGGGTACAGTGCCATAAAACTTCAGACGATTCAGGATGCCGTGGATCACCTTCTGTTTGAGGGGTCCGGCCCGGCCCGGCTGAACTGGAATGTGGTAAACATGCTCAACGGCCGGTATATCATTGCTTCCGGGCAGTTGGAACACGCTTTTCTCAAACCCCTGGCTGTCGATCAAAGCCGGAAGGAAATCCTTTATGAAAACTCCCGGGCTCTGCCGAAAGCCTGGCTGATTCAAAGACTGGAAAGGATCGATTCCTGGGAAGAGGCTGTCCGGAACATGAATGGCGGGGATTTTAATCCGGCCGCCGTTGCCTATGCCCTGGATACAGAGGGAGATTACAGTGGAGATGGCACGGTCCGATTGGAATCTCAAACCCCCAATTCACTTACCTTTTCTGTTAACATAGCGGAAAAACAGTTTATGGTGATTTCCGAAATGTTTTACAATAAGGGATGGATTGCTGAATATCAGGGGAAACCCCTGCCCATATACCGTGTAAACTATATGCTCCGGGGGGTTGAACTCCCGGCCGGGGAGGGAACCCTTCAACTGCGCTTTAATCCACCGGCATATCGGCAGGGACTTGTTGTGAGTTGGATTGGTGTGATGATCGTGTGGATTTTGATCGGAGGTGGATGGTGGCTTGAACGAAAACCACATGGTGAGCCGGAAACTCATGCCTAAAGTCCTGATGATTACATATTACTGGCCGCCAGCTGGTGGACCGGGTGTGCAGCGCCTGGTGAAATGGGTGCACCTTTTACCTGAATACGGATGGGAACCTCTTGTACTCACGGTGAAACATGGTGATTATCCTGCCTTAGATCCGGGACTTGTCCGGGAAATTCCACAAAACTTAAAGGTTTTCTACACGAAAACCGTAGAACCTTTTGGTCTGTACAAACGGATGACAGGAAAGGGAAAAGAGGATAAGATTCCGACCTATGTGCTCAGCCGGAATGATAATGAATCGCTGAGTCAGAAATTTTCCCGATGGATACGGGCCAACTTTTTTATTCCCGATGCCCGGAGAGGGTGGAATCCTTTTTTAAAACGAGCAGGACGCCGGATAATCCTCCGGGAAAAACCGGATGTGATTCTCAGTTCATCACCCCCTCACAGCCTCCAAATTGCTACGGGAAAACTGGCACGGCTCTTCAGACTCCCCTGGATTGTGGATTTACGGGATCCATGGACGGAAGCATTTTGGGAAAAAGATCTGAGCCGGACAGTCCTTTCCGAATGGCTGAATCGCCGCTATGAAAGGCAGGTTCTGAAAAAAGCAACGGCCGTGATTACGGTGAGTCCCGGCCTGGTGGATATGTTTAAACAAAAAGCTGAAAACCACTATCATGTGATCCATAATGGATTTACATGCTTGAATGGGCCGGCGGAAGCCTCTTCTTCTTTTACGATTTTGTATGCAGGCACCCTGAGTAAATTTCAGGATCCTGGTCCTTTGCTGGAAGCTCTCCTTCTGCTGCCGGATAAGTTATTGAAAATGATGAAATTACGGTTTATCGGAAAGGTTTATGACGCCCATAAGGTACAGATTGAGCACACCTCACCGGTTCCGGCAACCTTTGAACCGTATATGCCCCATGACAAGATGATGGAAGAAGCCCGTTCGGCGGCTTTGCTCCTGAAAATCCAGGCACAGAGCGGTTATTCCGACAAGAGCATCGGGGCGAAAATGTACGATTACCTTGCCATGCGAAAACCGATTCTCGTGATCGGAGGTAAAAGAGGCGTCATTGAATCCATGGTGGCCGGGACCGGAAGCGGTGAGGTCTTTTCAGAACAGGATGTGCCAGGTATTGCAGACTTTTTAACCCGGTGGATACAAATTTTTGAGAAAGAACCCGTCATTTCTCTTCCCGTTGTGGAATCCCTGAACCAATATAAAACCCCGGAAAATGTCCGCAATTTGTCTGAGATCATGTATAAGGTGACTCAGCGTGGCTAAACGTTTGCAAAAAATTGGATTTATGCTGAATAAGTTTCGGCGGGATATTGTAAAAAAATCCCCGCCATTTACCATGTCAACAGACCTTTTTTCCCATAAACTTGGTGAATTTTATTTTCTTTTTGAGGATGACCCCAAAAGACTGAACCGGTTGATCAGCGGATTTGATGAAAAGGGGATTCCTGTAAACAGAGCGTATATCGACGTGGAATCGCCCCGCTCCCATTATTACCCCATTTCCATTGGTCAATATGCCCTGGCCCGTTTTAACCGTTTTATTCACAGTGGAGACCCTGCCGTTTCTGAGCATTTCCTTCGTATTGCCGATTGGTTTATTGAACAGGCCGAGCGGGATGAAACCGGTGTTTTCTGGCTTACGGATATTCCCAAACCGGAATACCGGGTAACCAAACCCTGGAAATCCGCCTTTACCCAAAGCAGGGCGCTCTCAGTCCTTTTACGGGCATGGCAACTGACATCCCATGAAAAATACCTGGCGCTGATTCCGGGAATTCTCGACCTTTTCTTCGTGGATATCCGGGATGGCGGAGTGGTGGCGGATTTATACGAAGGACTTCCCTTTTACGAAGAGTACGTGGCGGCAAAACCCACACGGGTGCTGGACGGACACAATTTTTCCCTCCTGGGTCTTTTCGATGCATACCGGGCGCTGCCGGAAGATCTCTTTCACGCTGATAAAATCAGGGCAAAAGATGCTTTTGATGCCGGAATTCAAACCCTGATCAAACGATTGCCCGATTATGATATGGGATACTGGATCCGTTTTAACCTGTGCGACCTGGATCATTATCCCAGGACAGATCCCTGTTCGGTGGGATATTACCGGCTGATTCTGAGTCAGCTTCAACTCCTGGAAAATCTCTCCGGCCGCCGGGAATTGAAAACCTACAGGGAACAGTTCTTACGCTATGACCGTATGGATTATATGATCCGAATGTATGGAGATAAAGTGAAAACATTAAAAAAACTGGGTCGCATCTGATGTGTGGGATATTAGGTACCGTTGAAGCAGGAGGGACTTCTCCCAAACGCTTTCAGCAGATGCTGGACCTGATCCGTCATCGGGGACCTGATGCTGAATCAACATACAGGCATGGCAATGTGACCCTGGGACACCGGCGTCTGGCCATCATTGACCTGAAAACGGGAGACCAGCCGATTTTTAATGAAGATCACTCCATTGCTGTCATCTATAACGGGGAAATCTACAATTACAAAGAGATCCGGGAAGAGCTGAAAGCCCTGGGACATCATTTTTGCACAGAATCGGATACGGAAATCCTGGTCCATGGCTATGAAAGTTGGGGGACTGACTTTTTCCATCGTCTGAATGGCATTTTTGCCTTTGCCATTCTGGATCAAAGACAGGATTCACTGATCCTGGTACGGGATCATTTTGGCATCAAACCCCTTCACTATACCCATCAGAACGGTCTTTTTGCTTTTGCGTCAGAGCAGAAACCTCTGCTCCTCCATCCCTCCACTCCCCGGGAATTAAACCTCCAGTCTCTTCACACCCATCTGAATCTCCGCTACACACAAAATGACCAGACCCTTTTTCAAGGTATTTACCGTCTTCCACCGGCACATTATCTCGTATATCGTAACAAACAAATCAATATACATAAATACTGGGAATTGACACCGGAAATCCGGGACGATATGACTGAAAACGAAGCAGTAGCCCATTTGCACGAATATCTGCGTCAGGCTGTAAAACGCCAGCTGATTTCCGATGTACCCCTGGGGGTGTATCTGAGCGGCGGCATGGACTCATCGGTTATTGTCCAGAAGATGTCTGAATTGGGTGTTCCGGATATTAAGACATTCACCCTTGGTTTTAATGAACCCACCGATGAATTCCCTGATGCAGAACGGGTTGCCCGCCACTTCAACACAGACCATCATACCCTGAGCCTGAGCATGGAACCCCTGAAAATGTTTCCGGAAGTTTTGTGGCATGCCGAAGAACCGAAAATCAACCTCCTTCAGGGCTTTAATATGTCCGCCTTTGTCAAGCCCCATGTATCAGTGGTTCTTGGCGGACTCGGGGGAGATGAACTTCTGGCAGGTTATGATATCCACCGCTTTATCTATCCCCTGAACCGCCTTCACAACCGGATCCCCGGATGGATGAAAAAAATCGGGGATATCAAATCCCGGATTCTCTTCAGGATGGAACAAAATACCGGGGTTTTACGGCTGGATGAGTACCGGCGGGGGCTTCAGATGCTTCTGGCATTGGGACAAATAGAAAAATATTATCTGATTCTGAGGAATGTGTGGGACTATGATAATCCTATGTATGACCAGATTTATCACAGGGGCATGGCTCAACAGATGAGGGCAGAGTCTTTAAAGGTCCACAAAGCCTTTGATCCTTTTTTCCAAAAGGTAAATCACATGTCTGCCCTGGATCAGGTGCTTTTTACGGAATTTCATACCAAGATGGTCAATGACTACCTGCTGGTGGAAGACCGGATGAGTATGAGCCATTCCGTGGAAGAGAGGGTCCCCTTTCTGGATCTTGATTTGGTGCAGTTTGGTTTTTCTGTTCCGGCTGGATTGAAAATGAAGGGAAACCGGACCAAAGACCTGTTTCGGAAAGCCATGGAACCCTATTTGCCGGAAAAAATCACCCAA
This window of the Candidatus Neomarinimicrobiota bacterium genome carries:
- a CDS encoding glycosyltransferase translates to MNENHMVSRKLMPKVLMITYYWPPAGGPGVQRLVKWVHLLPEYGWEPLVLTVKHGDYPALDPGLVREIPQNLKVFYTKTVEPFGLYKRMTGKGKEDKIPTYVLSRNDNESLSQKFSRWIRANFFIPDARRGWNPFLKRAGRRIILREKPDVILSSSPPHSLQIATGKLARLFRLPWIVDLRDPWTEAFWEKDLSRTVLSEWLNRRYERQVLKKATAVITVSPGLVDMFKQKAENHYHVIHNGFTCLNGPAEASSSFTILYAGTLSKFQDPGPLLEALLLLPDKLLKMMKLRFIGKVYDAHKVQIEHTSPVPATFEPYMPHDKMMEEARSAALLLKIQAQSGYSDKSIGAKMYDYLAMRKPILVIGGKRGVIESMVAGTGSGEVFSEQDVPGIADFLTRWIQIFEKEPVISLPVVESLNQYKTPENVRNLSEIMYKVTQRG
- the asnB_1 gene encoding asparagine synthase (glutamine-hydrolyzing); this encodes MCGILGTVEAGGTSPKRFQQMLDLIRHRGPDAESTYRHGNVTLGHRRLAIIDLKTGDQPIFNEDHSIAVIYNGEIYNYKEIREELKALGHHFCTESDTEILVHGYESWGTDFFHRLNGIFAFAILDQRQDSLILVRDHFGIKPLHYTHQNGLFAFASEQKPLLLHPSTPRELNLQSLHTHLNLRYTQNDQTLFQGIYRLPPAHYLVYRNKQINIHKYWELTPEIRDDMTENEAVAHLHEYLRQAVKRQLISDVPLGVYLSGGMDSSVIVQKMSELGVPDIKTFTLGFNEPTDEFPDAERVARHFNTDHHTLSLSMEPLKMFPEVLWHAEEPKINLLQGFNMSAFVKPHVSVVLGGLGGDELLAGYDIHRFIYPLNRLHNRIPGWMKKIGDIKSRILFRMEQNTGVLRLDEYRRGLQMLLALGQIEKYYLILRNVWDYDNPMYDQIYHRGMAQQMRAESLKVHKAFDPFFQKVNHMSALDQVLFTEFHTKMVNDYLLVEDRMSMSHSVEERVPFLDLDLVQFGFSVPAGLKMKGNRTKDLFRKAMEPYLPEKITQKKKWGFTVNPYLQFKKDLKDVCEKVLTRDIVEKQGLFNYEYIRKILDAPPHPRLRWHYNFLWVIMGLAVWQKMFIESDAFAERHFDLESYMN
- a CDS encoding glycosyltransferase translates to MTQDDSYLFTVIIPTYNRLSEIRELLVSLRDQVFSPANFEVLIVDDGSTDKTEEFVERFSHETSLNLRFIRQDHQGPGAARNLGMKHARGKYFIFVDSDCIAHPRWLQAYADAVSKQDVAGFGGPDRVRADFSPLQKAIDYSMTSFITTGGIRGHSQKKLSKYYPRSFNMGVRADIVDKIGGMNDLRHGQDIEFSHRILATGEPVIKVDDAIVYHKRRTSIKKFFKQVFNWGVARINLYKIDPGMLEPVHFFPAAGTVLTVLVLVLFLLAPGFFWPFPALGILALLMMGLHGIIKYKDVRVFLYIPVIVPTQIFAYGLGFIQAYYKRVILKQDAFTGFVRNYYK